A stretch of DNA from Lotus japonicus ecotype B-129 chromosome 4, LjGifu_v1.2:
AACCGCAGTGCTTCCAGGCACATAGTCACGAATGGATGGTGGTGCCGGCCATAGAGGCCCTGGAAGGGAGTCATGCGAATGGCGGAGTGCCAACTTGTGTTGTACCAATATTCTGCTAAGTGAAGAAACTTGTACCAAGTTTTGGGATGTTCACCTGCAAAACAGCGGAGGTAGGTTTCCAAACAACGATTTACAACCTCTGTTTGCCCATTTGTTTCTGGGTGATAAGCTGTGCTAAATTTCAGTGTTGTTCCTTGGACTCTAAACAGATCACGCCAAAAGTGGCTGAGGAAGATGCTATCGCGGTCTGAGACAATTGATTTGGGCAATCCATGAAGCCTACAAATCTCAGTTGAGAATCGCAGAGCCAATGATGCAGATGTAAAGTGGGTTGGCAGCGCAATAAAATGGCCAGACTTTGTGAAGCGGTCCACTACAACCCAGATGATTGTGTGACCATGAGAGGAAGAAAGATTGGTGATGAAATCCATCGAAATTTCTTCCCACACCTGAGCTGGACTGGGTAAGGGTTTGAGTAACCCTTGTTTCTTCTAGGTTTGGTATTTGTTTTGTTGACAAACTAAACATTCTCTAATGTAAGTTTGTACATCTTTGCAGATTCCTGGCCAATTGAAGGAGGCCATGATTCTAGCCAGTGTTGGCTTCTGTCCAGAGTGACCAGAAATTGGCGTGGCATGGAACTCTGCCAAAATAACTTGGCGCCAAGAGTTGCTGTCTGGTACAAACAATTGCCCCTTATAATGCAAAAGATTGTCTCTAAGCTGGTAATCTGAAAGAGAACAAGTGTCATTGATGAGCTGCTGTCCTTGGGGTGTGTTGTAGAACTTGCGAAAATCAGCTAACAGTGCGGGCATGGGTGATGACAACGACATCAGAAGCTGTGGGGTGTCTGAGTTGACACGGGATAATGCATCGGCAACACGATTAGTCTTCCCAGGTCTGTAATGTATCTCAAATTGAAAGCCTAATAATTTTGTTGCCCATCTTTGTTGCTCAGGTGTCTGGTATTGTTGTGTCATTAGATGTTTTAAACTTTGTTGATCTGTGTAAATATGGAAAGGGCTTCCAATTAAATATTGACGCCATTTTTTTACTGCTTCAATGACAGCGTGCATTTCACGGACATAGGCAGATTGAACTTGCCAGCGAAGAGACATTTTCTTGCTGAAAAATGCGATTGGATGCCCCAACTGAGAAAGAACTGCACCTACAGCAATACCAGATGCGTCGGTTTCAACATCAAAAGGCTTAGAGAAATCTGGCAAGGCAAGAATGGGTGCTGAAGTCAGATGCCCCTTTAGAGCTTTAAAAGCAGCCGAAGCCGCATCGGTCCATTGATATTTCCCCTGTTTCAGCAAATCCGTGAGTGGAGCTGCCAGAGTTGCATAATGACGCACAAAGCGTCTGTAGAATCCGGTAAGTCCCAAAAACCCACGTAATTCTGTTATGTTCTGAGGTATGGGCCACTCCTCTATGGCTTGTATCTTGGAGCGATCAGGCTGAACCCCTTTTGCTGATAATATGTGCCCGAGATAATCCACTTGAGAGACCCCAAAAGCACATTTGGAGAGCTTAGCATAGAACTGGTTCTCTTGTAAAACAGATAGGATAGTTTGTAGGTGCTGAACATGGGTGGGTAAGTCCGGGCTATAGATTAAAATGTCATAAAAAAAACCAACACAAACTTCCATAAATAGGGTCTCAAGAGGTCGTTCATTGCAGCCTGAAAAGTAGAAGGGGCGTTAGTTAACTCGAAAGGCATCACTAGGAACTCGTAGTGGCCATCCACAGTACGAAACGCTCTCTTGTGTGTGTCCTTAGGCGAGACCCTAATCTGATGAAATCCCGACCTTAAATCAATCTTAGAGAATATAGTTGAACCTCCTAGTTCATCAAGTAACTCATCTATTGTCGGAATGGGAAAACAGTCCTTAATAGTAATTGTGTTAAGAGCCCTATAGTCCACGCAAAAACGCCAAGACCCATCCTTTTTGCGTATTAGGAGAACCGGAGATGAATATGGACTAGTGCTAGGAACCACAATTCCTTCCTCTAGCATATCCGACAAAATAGTAGCCATTGCCTCTTTTTGGGAATGAGGGTAGCGATAGGGCTTAACCGAAACGGGGTGGGAATCCGGTAGGAGATTAATGTGGTGGTCATGAGGGGGGTAACCCATGGGGTGTGGCGAAGACCTCTTTGAACTGCTGTAAAAGAGCCCAAAGTGCTGAATCAATGTTGGGTGGGGGTTCCTCTAGAGAAGACATCTGAAAAAATCCAGCAACTTCTTGTACAGCAGGGAAACATGTAATGGCATGAAATTCTGCAATAGAATCTGTGTGAATAAGTCTGTTAACAAGAGAATAGGTAGCACAGGTTGGTGGTTCTAGAGGAATTCCTGTGAGTGTGCATGTTGAATTGTTGATGGTAAATGTCATAGATGGAATGGCAAAATCTGTTAATGTAGGGCCCAAAGTTCGCAGCCATTCCATTCCTAACACAACATCAGCACCATGAACATCAAATATGTATAGAGGAACCTGGAAAAAATGTCCTTCCAACAAAATAGGAGTGTTAGGACAAAGACCAGCACATAGAAGATTGGCACCATTACCCACTTGAACCGGAAAAGCTGTTGTAGGCTGAATAGGGAGCTGTAAAAACTGGGCCATCCGGGGGGGAATGACATTGTGGGTGTTGCCACAGTCAAGCAAAACAGTAAGTTCATGTCCCAAAAATAGAGCCCTTAATTTTGAAGGCCTTGGGATGAGGCTGTCCATTAAGAGCATGATCCGATAGCTGAAAATGAATAGGAACATCAACTTCACTAGAATCGTCCTCTAGGGTCACAGAATCAGGCACAAGGTCCGTAGTAATAGCCCCAGAAGTAGGATATTCATCCACTAGCATTAGCAAGAATTGTTTGGTTTGACACTTGTGGTTTTGGTGATACTTCTCATCACAATTATAGCAAAGCCCTTGAGCACGGCGTGCATGCATTTCAGTAggggttaatttttttatgggaATAGAGGAGGGTTTGGCCTTGGTAACCAGGGGGGTTGGGGTATTGAGAGGGGGGTTGTGGGGCTAGGCTGGGTTTGTGTGGTGGAAGTGAAAGAGTGTGTAGGTTTAGTGAAGGGCTTGAAGGGTTTGGGGCGGACATCATTCAGTTTACTCTCAATTAATTTTGCTTGTCCAATAGCTTGAGAAATTGTTACAGGTTTCAAAAGTGCTAGTTCTTTCTTAATATCACCATGTAACCCAGAAATAAAACAATTCATCATTATTTCAGGTGAAACCCCAACTACCTGATTGGAGATCCGTTCAAACCGAGTCTGAAATTCTGCAACAGTGGAAGTTTGTCTGAGTTTGAAAAGCTCTTGCTGATGGTTCTCATAAGCAGAGGGCCCAAAGAGGATCTGAAGAGCCCTGGTAAAAGCATCCCAAGTTGTCAACTGGAAGTTATTGTGCATCCATTTGAACCAGCTCAACGCCTCACCCTTCATGTAAAAAGAGACCATATCCAGCTTCTGCTCATATGGTGTTTGATAAAATTGAAAGAACTGATCTGCTTGAAACAACCAGTCCAAGGGTCCAGTACCATCAAAGGGGGTCAGTTGCAGGTTTGGGGGTATGATGGGTATGGTGGTAAGAGGGGTGTTGATGTGAGATTTGGGGGTTATGAAACCCAGGTGGGGGGCGTAAGGGGGTGGAGCTTGAGGGTGTGAATGGAGGTGGGTGAGGGGGTATGGGCTGAGGAGAAGATGACATGAGGTTTACCTTGTCAAGGAGACCTGCAAGCACAGAGGAAAGAGCTTCCTGATTGTTGTTGAGTCTCTCAATAGACTCCAACAAATCAGCAGAAGCAAAAGGACCCGTAGGAGGCATGGTAACAGTGATGAAAGCACCAAATTTGGTAAGAAATCTCTTCCCCACCAaggaaccctagcagagctactCTAGAACAGAAGAGAAAATTAACGTGAAAGATAAATTGTTGGCTGAAGCCGTTTTCTTTGATAAATTGTAAAAGAGACAATAGTACAGTACTTATACTTGTAAAATAAAACCCTACAGGAGATGCCCATATATTGGGCTTAATCTCATGTTATTTCTTAATATATGCTCTTAATAGATAAAGGCCCAAATGactatttctttaaaataaagtCTTTCAAATAATCAGGTTTCTTCCCCTTTCTTTTAGACTTGCGTTTCAGCTTTTGTTTGTGCAATTGGGCCGGCCCACCACTTCTACCAGGATGTCACACTAAGTTTATATTGCCATATTTATATGGGAAGAAATACATTATTCACCAGAAAAACTGTTAGCTGTGTTGGCACACCTCAGCAAAATGCAAGGGTGGAGACAAAACATGGAACAATTTTGAATGTGGAAAGGAATTTGCTTATGCAGACCTATCAACCTCATACTTTCTGGTGTTATTAAATTTTACATTCTTTTTTCTTGATTAACAGGGTCTCTAGCCATGTTCTTCAAGATAAGTCACCCTATCATGTGTTTCATGGGAACCTACCGGATTTTAGAACTATAAATTTTTTGCATGCCTATGTTACATGTCTTGTTCAGATGTTGATAGATCCAAGTTTTCAGCCAGAGTAAGAAAATGTGTTTTCCTTGGATATAAACCAGAAGTTAAGGGATTTGTGGGGGTATGATTTAAACACCAAGGAAATAATTGTTTCTAGATATGTTGAATTTCAGGAAATTCTTTTTTCCCTCTCATTTTCATCACAATGTTACACAGCAACTACTCTGGAACTATGTGGATCACCAGCAGCTAATTACTAGTTCAGTTGGTACTTTTCTGCAAACACAAGATGCTGCCACACAGTATCCTCAATGTGCAACCTGTTACATAGACTGACACCACTTCTCACTAGGATAATTTTGATGCAAGTAAGGATTCCACTTTGGAAAACACTACACAGAATGTTTCAGTAGCTCATTATGAACCATCATCTCACATTGATAATCCCCCACATAAAAGAACATCATATAGGCCTACACACCACCAGTATAACTCTTTATCCTATCTGCTCATATGTTTCCTATGATTCTTTGTCACCAGACCACATAGCTTTTGCATTGACATCTACTACTGAACCAACCTCTTATGATGAAGCCTGCAAACACTCTTGTTGGAGGAAGGCAATGAAAGCATAACTCTTGAAATTAACAAGACCTTGCAGGTAGTGGGTTTACCAAGAGGGGTGGTTCCTATTGGAAGTAAGTGGGTTTATAATGTCAAAAGAAAGACAGATGGAAATATTGAGAGGTACAAAGAAAGGTTAGTAGCAAAGGGTTATAATCAGACTGAAGGCATAGATTCTTTTGATAGATTTTTACCAGTTACTAAGCTAATATCAATCAGTTGTTCTTGCTTTGGCCACCATTAAGCATTGGCATATCCATCAAGTGGATGTCAATAATTCTTTTCTCCATGGAGATCTTCATGTAGATGTCTATATGCAAATTCCTCAAGGCTAGGGGTAGCAGGAAACTTAAGAACACAGGCTTGCAAGCTTACAAAGTCACTTTATGGCTTAAAGCAAACAAGTAGAAAATGGTATGAAAAATTATCCTCGCTACTGCTCTCTCTTTCTTATGTCCAAACTACTGCAAATCATTCAATTTTTGTAAAGAAGATTGATTCATCAATTAATATTCTACTAGTTTATGTTGATGTCACATAGTATTAGTAGGGAATGATATGCATGAAATTTCAGCAGTCAAAGGGACACTACACAACGAGTTTGACATCAAAGATCTTGGAATTCTGAAGTTTTTCTTGGGATTAGAAGCAACACATTATGTTACATGAACTGCATTGTGTCAAAGAAAATATTGCTTGGACTTACTAAGTGAAATTGGAGTTTTGGGCTTTAAACCAATCTTTGCACCTCTTGATCCTAGTGTTAAGCTCTATCAAGATGAAAGGTCACTCTATCCAAATGTTTCCCAACACATCAGGCTTATAGGACAACTGCTTTATATCACAACCACAAGGGCCTGATATAGCATTTGCAACACAAAGGTTAAGCCAATTTCTTGCAAGACCAACAAAAATTCATTACCAAGGAACTCACATAATTCTCAGATACTTGAAGAAGGGTAGTCCAAGCAAGAGTATTTTCTTTCCTCGTGCCTCTACTTTGCAAACAATGAGATTCTCTGATGCTTATTGGGGGTGTGTGTGTAAGGATACAATGAAATCAATCAGTGGTTATTGCTACTTTAAGGGATCTTCCTCTTATATATTGTAGAGCCAAGAAGCAGCAAATCATAACCAcatcttttgcagaagcagaatGCAAGGCTTTAGGGAGTGCAACTTGTGAATTACAATGGTTGCATTTCCTTCTACATGATCTAGGAATTACTGATTTGAAGCAAGTTGTATTATCTTGTGATCACAAAAGTGCTTTACATATAGCAGCTAACCCTGTTTTCCATGAAAGGACAAAGCACCTAGAGATTGCTTGTCACATAGTTAGGCAGAAAGTTGAAGAAGGTTTGATGAGACTCTTTGGCCATAACATCACAACATCAAACGACAAGCATCTTTACCAAGGCCTTACTACCGAACGGATTCCAAAGTTTATTTTCCAAATTGAACTTGGTTGATACATTTCACCCATCTTCAACTTGAGGGAGGATGTGAAGACTTATTAGAAAGAATGAAGCTAGTGTGTAGTAGTTGTTAGTCGAATGCTTCCTTAGTTCACCACATGATGTTCATTGCActtaatattgatttattagttAATCTTAGTCAGTAAGAAGTTAATTAGCTCAAGTTTACTACTTTCAGCTGCTACTGCAgagatatatattatataactgCATTGTAAGAGACCCACAATTAATTCAATGAATTCAATTTGTTCATTCATCTATATCTTCTTCTACCCTTGATTTAGCAATAACATTCATAGATTCCTAAATCGAATGGTTCTTAATCATTGCTCAGGGTGAACCAAAATATAGTGTCACCAAACAACTAAACCCTATACAGCGCGTTGATTCACAACATTTTCGTTTGTTAGAGGTTTTTACCGCtacaaagattttttttttttaaatgcgaCGCAAGCAATATTGTAGCGTGGTTCGTGAAACATTAAAATCAATTAATTccatattattattttctcacAAAACAATAGAATAAATAGCACCGCccataaaaaaataagataaaaagcTAACATGATGTAAATGTCCGATTTGGATTGTGCGCATAACAAGATGATGACGAGCCTGAATATTGTAAGAACCACACCTCTTTGTGTTTCTACCAAATCCATTTTCTCGAAccttcttctttctcattccACATCTCACTTCACCGTTTTCCCTTCAAACCCTATCATCACTCCCTCCTCCATTTCCATTCGTCATCAGCAGCGGAAGCGTGGTTTCCGTGGTGGTGTTGTTGTAGCCATGGCTGCACCTCAGAAATCGGAAGATGAGTGGCGTGCTGTTCTCTCCCCTGAGCAGTTTCGGATTCTCAGGCAGAAGGGCACTGAGTATGATTCCTTGTTACTCTGTGATTTTAATTAGCtcaattttcaatcatgaaTCAGAGTATGTTGATTCTAGAACAGACATGGATAGGATAACACTGACATGTGAATATGGTGAATTTATTATATGAATCTACATGGCTGTTAATACATGTAAATTAGTACAAAATTATTGCAAAAACATTAATCTTTAGCTTATAGATAATTCATATATTAAGAAGAATTAGTCGGGTTCGATCACCGCACAATACACCCGGGAGAAGGATGAAGAGCCCTAACTTTCACTAAATCCCAAATCCAGAATAGTCGGCATCTGAAGGGTGACCGGATACCGGGTTGTTTACACGCACACAAAAATCACATATTAAGAAGAATTAGTATAATTATGAGGTTAATAACTATGCATGCTGTTTAAATAAATTTCACATAAACATTTCATCAATTGTCTCATtacaattaaattaaaatttcaaaaaggtAAAAAAGGCAAAAGTCTGACGTGATACTACTACAATTGTCTTGAGGTGTTAGTGCTTTCTTGATGAATATCTAAGGGTTACCAATGGATATTCAACAGTGGTAAGGTACTATGTTTCAATGAACTGTTTTGGTATATGTGCGTGGTATCTCCCTGGAAGAGTGTCATTGTATTGTGAGCTTCAAGGTTCTTGGCTTCAATCAAATTGAGCCCATGAAATTTGGAATCATCTTCACAACTTGTTGTCCAATTTGTGTTATGTAGAGGATATCTAGATATTTAACTCCCTGAACCTTGTTGGGCTTCATGATGGGGTGACTTTCCTTTCATCGTTCAAATGAAAGTTAGACTAGCAAAGGAGAGTTTCAGTGTCTTCTATTATTAGTCATGTACTCTACTAGGTGGGTACTATTATGGCTTA
This window harbors:
- the LOC130714774 gene encoding peptide methionine sulfoxide reductase B5-like: MSDLDCAHNKMMTSLNIVRTTPLCVSTKSIFSNLLLSHSTSHFTVFPSNPIITPSSISIRHQQRKRGFRGGVVVAMAAPQKSEDEWRAVLSPEQFRILRQKGTEYPGTGEYDKFFAEGVYRCAGCETPLYRSTTKFNSGCGWPAFYEGLPGAIYRNPDPDGRRIEITCAACGGHLGHVFKGEGFPTPTDERHCVNSISLKFVPANT